From the genome of Candidatus Nitrosocosmicus oleophilus, one region includes:
- a CDS encoding tryptophan--tRNA ligase — protein MPSEEDSISFEKSNMTIDSNEIETDNDSESDPNRVKDFVVTPWEVEGDIDYSKLIEKFGTRAIDDTLIEKIKNFTGEIHPFLKNKYFFSHRDLDVVLDEYKRGNKFYLYTGRGPSGLVHLGHLMPWLFTKYLQEKFNVNLIFQLTDDEKFLFNSNLDMEAIQKYTYENILDIISIGFDPKRTKIIVDTKHIKYLYPLSIEIAKKITYSTAKAVFGFSNSSNIGMIGFPPVQGAPCFLPSIFENKPTPVLIPAAIDQDPYWRVTRDVAEKLGYPKPAQIHSKFIPGLTSLGKMSSSRPETALFTVDEPEILETKIKNTFTGGQPTIALQRKLGGNANICPVYWYLNYLFDTEKESQERYNDCTGGNLLCGECKGDMIKKVKPFIKDIQIKRDKAQNLIKDFMIDGKDFFEDDNAGSN, from the coding sequence ATGCCAAGTGAAGAGGACAGCATTTCATTTGAGAAAAGTAACATGACGATAGATTCTAATGAAATAGAGACGGATAATGATTCAGAATCAGATCCTAATAGAGTTAAAGATTTTGTCGTTACTCCCTGGGAAGTAGAGGGAGATATTGACTACTCAAAGTTGATCGAAAAATTTGGTACCCGTGCCATAGATGATACTTTAATTGAAAAAATCAAAAATTTTACTGGGGAAATACACCCATTTCTCAAAAATAAATATTTTTTTTCCCACAGAGATCTAGATGTGGTTCTTGATGAGTATAAGAGAGGCAACAAGTTTTATCTCTATACAGGAAGAGGTCCTTCAGGCTTAGTTCATCTCGGACATTTGATGCCATGGTTATTCACAAAATATTTACAAGAAAAATTCAATGTTAACCTAATATTCCAATTGACAGACGATGAAAAATTTCTGTTTAATAGTAATTTGGATATGGAAGCCATTCAAAAATATACATATGAAAACATATTAGACATTATTTCGATAGGATTTGATCCAAAAAGAACCAAGATAATTGTTGATACCAAACATATCAAATATTTGTACCCGTTATCTATAGAAATAGCAAAGAAAATCACTTACTCCACAGCAAAGGCTGTTTTTGGATTTTCTAATTCTTCTAACATTGGAATGATAGGATTTCCACCTGTTCAGGGTGCACCTTGCTTCCTGCCATCAATATTTGAGAACAAACCTACCCCTGTGCTTATACCAGCTGCAATTGATCAGGATCCCTATTGGAGAGTGACCAGAGACGTAGCAGAAAAATTGGGCTACCCCAAACCAGCCCAGATCCATAGTAAATTTATTCCAGGACTTACTAGCCTAGGGAAAATGTCATCCTCAAGGCCCGAAACTGCATTGTTTACTGTGGACGAGCCCGAGATCCTTGAGACTAAAATCAAAAATACCTTTACCGGGGGTCAACCAACAATAGCCCTCCAACGTAAATTAGGTGGAAATGCCAATATTTGTCCAGTATATTGGTATCTAAATTATCTCTTCGATACCGAAAAGGAATCTCAGGAGAGATATAATGATTGTACTGGTGGTAATTTGCTATGTGGAGAATGTAAGGGCGATATGATAAAAAAGGTAAAACCATTTATTAAAGATATTCAAATAAAGAGGGATAAGGCACAAAATTTGATCAAGGATTTTATGATTGATGGAAAAGATTTTTTTGAAGATGATAATGCTGGTTCTAATTAA
- a CDS encoding DUF1622 domain-containing protein yields MIFFPAKEVILDLNGLIPIEAIRSYYIDLITFGIDILAASVIIISVIMALISFLKILKNPIKDQTMDKESIRLRLARGILLALDFEIGSDIIKTMRIPGIKELLILGVIVTIRIVLSWSLSKEIDRHNKMT; encoded by the coding sequence TTGATATTCTTTCCAGCGAAAGAAGTGATTCTTGATTTGAATGGCTTGATTCCTATTGAGGCAATCAGATCTTATTATATTGACTTGATTACCTTCGGAATTGATATACTAGCTGCTTCAGTTATTATCATTTCGGTCATTATGGCCTTAATTTCCTTTCTCAAAATCCTTAAGAATCCAATTAAGGATCAAACTATGGATAAGGAATCAATCAGGTTACGATTGGCTAGAGGTATTTTACTAGCGTTAGATTTTGAAATAGGAAGTGATATTATTAAGACGATGCGAATTCCAGGAATAAAAGAGCTTCTGATTTTGGGAGTTATCGTTACCATTCGAATAGTATTAAGTTGGTCGCTATCAAAGGAAATAGACAGACACAACAAGATGACCTAG
- a CDS encoding acetolactate synthase large subunit: protein MKASDLFVKCLEAENVEYIFGIPGEETNDLTISISESETIKFILARHEQAAAFMADVYGRLTNKVGVCLATLGPGATNLTTGVASANMDRSPLLAITGQTEITKMHKESHQNMDPVTMFTPITKWTWSIRDADGIPEILRRAFKIAAEEKKGATHLDLPVDVAKMESLLQPLSRKSGIVSGPTRSTLHGASKMILNSNAPVILVGNGCIRNNASNIIRRFANLTGFYSMNTFMGKGVISDNSPTHMGTIGIKESDYALHALKLADVVISIGYDLVEYSPKNWNGSNLKKIIHIDSTSAEVDNYYNPDIEISGDLNLTINLLMNSVKRYQNEIQINSINKQEITLAKARFRKIKKEVDWRVEQFMDDESYPIKPEKLIHDVRNVLSSEDILISDVGAHKLWIAKIFKTYSPNTCIISNGFCSMGFALPGAIGAQLACPSRKVVAMCGDGGFLMNVQELETAVRLQLPIIVVVWCDSDLGVISTKQRLEFGRNVFTNFNNPDFVKLAESFGAKGYRVTSTDEFSYVLREATKSLHIPVVIAIDIDADRNELLFRSDRFHE, encoded by the coding sequence ATGAAAGCTTCTGACCTATTTGTCAAGTGCCTTGAGGCTGAAAATGTCGAATATATTTTTGGAATCCCTGGTGAGGAAACAAATGATCTTACAATATCAATATCAGAATCAGAAACTATAAAATTTATCTTGGCGAGACACGAACAGGCGGCTGCATTCATGGCAGATGTTTATGGGAGGTTAACAAATAAAGTCGGTGTATGTCTCGCAACACTTGGTCCGGGGGCTACTAACCTTACTACTGGGGTAGCAAGTGCTAATATGGACCGATCTCCACTGCTTGCAATTACCGGTCAAACTGAAATTACCAAGATGCATAAAGAATCTCATCAGAATATGGATCCTGTAACAATGTTTACTCCAATTACCAAATGGACATGGTCTATCAGAGATGCCGATGGTATACCTGAAATTCTGAGAAGGGCTTTCAAGATTGCTGCTGAAGAAAAAAAAGGGGCAACTCATCTTGATTTACCAGTTGATGTGGCGAAAATGGAATCATTATTGCAACCACTAAGTCGTAAAAGTGGTATAGTATCGGGCCCGACACGATCAACACTGCATGGTGCCTCTAAAATGATATTGAATTCAAATGCACCTGTTATTCTAGTCGGAAATGGCTGTATTCGGAACAACGCTTCAAATATTATTAGAAGGTTTGCAAATTTAACCGGATTTTATTCAATGAATACCTTCATGGGTAAGGGCGTGATCTCAGATAATTCACCAACTCATATGGGAACTATTGGGATAAAAGAATCCGACTACGCATTACACGCTTTGAAATTAGCCGATGTTGTAATTTCTATAGGATATGACTTGGTTGAATACAGTCCTAAAAATTGGAATGGATCAAATCTAAAAAAAATAATTCATATTGATTCTACTTCTGCGGAAGTTGATAACTACTACAATCCTGACATAGAAATTTCTGGTGACTTAAACTTAACCATAAATTTACTCATGAATTCTGTAAAGAGATACCAGAATGAAATTCAAATAAATTCTATCAATAAACAAGAAATAACTCTCGCGAAGGCAAGATTTCGAAAAATTAAGAAAGAAGTGGATTGGCGTGTTGAGCAGTTTATGGATGATGAATCTTATCCTATCAAACCTGAAAAACTAATTCATGATGTTAGGAATGTACTTTCTTCAGAAGATATATTGATATCAGATGTTGGAGCTCACAAATTGTGGATAGCTAAAATCTTCAAGACTTACAGTCCCAATACCTGCATAATAAGTAATGGATTTTGTTCGATGGGATTTGCACTTCCAGGAGCAATTGGTGCTCAGCTAGCTTGTCCCTCTCGGAAGGTGGTGGCAATGTGTGGGGATGGTGGTTTCTTGATGAATGTTCAAGAACTAGAAACAGCAGTACGATTACAACTTCCGATCATTGTTGTCGTATGGTGTGACTCGGATTTGGGTGTGATTTCTACAAAACAAAGGTTAGAATTCGGAAGGAACGTTTTTACAAATTTCAATAATCCTGATTTCGTCAAACTTGCCGAGAGCTTTGGGGCAAAAGGGTATAGGGTAACCAGTACGGACGAATTTTCTTACGTCTTAAGGGAGGCAACAAAGTCTTTACATATCCCTGTAGTTATAGCGATTGATATCGATGCTGATCGCAATGAGTTACTTTTTAGAAGTGATCGATTTCATGAATAG
- a CDS encoding peptidylprolyl isomerase: MSLKILIPIFIGVVLGNGSAYMLQESNSQLSINDTSFLSDATSNYSFMVDPNASTESNGLQMGNQPSMNSSNLNDLILLEDQLKLAQEKIEQADIKNKDWRNYTSNNLGLSLEYPIDVHLQKEGKETRFDPDKDLKIGSIEKDGFSISPSIYSQNSTDFSNVVLHAKESHLNMNLNDSYLMLVEDITPMSIHDDTGLSYLISLIDNGLEKSLFVSNNTFLSHNDNIYRFVFVTNTDQYNKTNAIFNHLLNSIKWNVNQANANSTTFALANKSFMPNSSGTAIDNLTSVNNTTTIETTQGPIKIEFYPDVAPKHVKNFKDLANSGFYDGVVFHRIVPGFVIQAGDPNTKNSNISRDTWGTGGPGYTINQEFNKIPHERGILSMARMPDPNSAGSQFFIVLNNSKFLDGQYTVFGKVIEGMEIADKIANVTTNSMDQPLNQDLARINKIMIN, translated from the coding sequence ATGTCACTTAAAATCTTGATACCAATATTTATCGGAGTCGTATTAGGCAATGGGTCCGCTTATATGTTACAAGAAAGTAATAGTCAACTTTCAATAAATGATACCAGTTTCTTATCGGATGCTACTTCAAATTATTCATTTATGGTAGATCCAAATGCATCAACTGAGTCAAATGGATTGCAAATGGGTAACCAACCCTCAATGAATTCATCCAACTTAAATGACTTGATACTTTTGGAAGATCAATTAAAGTTGGCCCAAGAGAAAATTGAGCAAGCGGATATCAAAAACAAGGATTGGAGAAATTATACAAGCAACAATCTAGGTTTATCATTGGAATATCCTATCGACGTTCATTTGCAAAAGGAGGGGAAAGAAACTCGGTTTGATCCCGATAAGGATTTAAAGATAGGCAGCATAGAGAAGGATGGATTCAGTATTAGTCCTAGTATTTATAGTCAAAATTCTACGGATTTTTCGAATGTAGTTCTACATGCAAAGGAATCTCATCTTAACATGAATCTAAACGATTCATATCTAATGTTAGTGGAAGATATTACACCCATGAGTATTCATGATGATACTGGTTTGTCTTACTTAATATCATTGATCGATAATGGTCTAGAAAAATCCCTTTTTGTATCTAATAATACATTCCTATCTCATAACGATAATATTTATAGGTTCGTATTTGTTACCAATACTGATCAATACAATAAAACAAATGCAATTTTTAATCATTTACTAAACTCAATAAAATGGAATGTCAATCAGGCTAATGCTAATTCGACAACTTTTGCTCTTGCGAATAAGAGCTTCATGCCAAATAGTAGTGGTACTGCAATAGATAACCTGACCTCCGTAAACAACACAACAACTATCGAAACTACTCAAGGACCAATAAAAATTGAGTTTTATCCTGATGTGGCCCCAAAGCATGTCAAGAATTTTAAAGATCTCGCTAACAGCGGGTTTTACGATGGAGTAGTATTTCATAGGATAGTACCAGGATTCGTAATACAGGCTGGCGATCCAAACACAAAGAATAGTAACATTAGTCGAGATACCTGGGGAACTGGAGGTCCAGGGTATACCATAAATCAAGAATTTAACAAAATACCCCATGAAAGGGGAATACTATCCATGGCCCGTATGCCTGATCCAAACAGTGCGGGATCTCAATTCTTTATTGTACTAAATAATTCAAAATTCTTAGACGGTCAATACACTGTATTCGGAAAGGTTATAGAGGGAATGGAGATTGCAGATAAGATAGCAAATGTTACCACCAATTCAATGGATCAACCTCTGAATCAAGATTTAGCGAGAATAAACAAGATAATGATTAATTAG
- a CDS encoding adenylate/guanylate cyclase domain-containing protein, with protein sequence MKNFESGDFDFVKSVQDRVSYSLENRGLLIDLSNDSCRKYLQRKVNSKTNVVVMYVDIAGSTQLSHDLPSLDLALIIQIFSQEVSLSIEKFGGYVLKFVGDAVIGLFPSDYDQKKATINSLDCARYIQKVIGKGINPVFKKQSIPEISVKIGIESGSAHVLLYGKNVAHAHIDLIGFSISIAAKITSLSFPGEVIVGQNIFHNLDLSQKKYFVALYEERNSKWDTAMKYNSKLNYRIYKYIKEDS encoded by the coding sequence ATGAAAAATTTTGAATCAGGAGATTTTGATTTCGTAAAGAGTGTTCAAGACCGGGTGTCTTATAGTCTAGAAAATAGAGGATTGCTCATCGATCTGTCTAATGATTCATGTAGGAAGTATTTACAAAGGAAAGTCAATAGCAAAACAAATGTTGTAGTGATGTATGTGGACATAGCAGGCTCTACTCAACTGTCCCATGACCTACCATCACTTGATTTGGCCTTGATTATACAAATCTTCTCCCAAGAAGTAAGCCTGTCTATTGAAAAATTCGGAGGGTATGTGCTAAAATTCGTGGGAGATGCTGTGATCGGGCTATTCCCATCAGACTATGATCAAAAAAAAGCAACAATAAATTCTTTGGATTGTGCGCGCTACATACAGAAAGTAATAGGGAAAGGGATCAACCCAGTATTTAAGAAACAATCAATCCCTGAAATTTCTGTGAAGATCGGCATTGAATCTGGTAGTGCACATGTTTTACTGTATGGAAAAAATGTTGCTCACGCTCATATCGACCTGATAGGGTTTAGTATAAGTATAGCTGCTAAAATTACATCATTATCATTTCCTGGGGAAGTTATTGTAGGTCAAAACATTTTTCATAATCTTGATTTGAGCCAAAAGAAATATTTTGTTGCTCTATATGAAGAACGAAATTCAAAGTGGGATACTGCCATGAAGTACAATAGCAAATTAAACTATAGAATTTATAAATATATCAAAGAGGATAGTTAA
- a CDS encoding alpha/beta hydrolase: MKKLILGAAFCLGFALFFAGFLNTNQQSMTFGQTEPSSNNSTITIPTTISSEAQNALKNITSQMPEFVTPGPSDLKGWEELNKQVSAMSIAQSQSFVDSYGANITSTKLGNAKVLDIKPKDWKDNGKILVYVHGGGYTILGANSTLNNSVPVSNATGLRVVSVDYSLAPSAKWNKITSEIVSVVKALKDQGNSLENIAMYGDSAGGGLIATSVLKMRDEGIGIPAAIVLWSPWTDVSGAGDSYSTLKTADPFIPETMLKNMGGAYANVTDQKNPYVSPVYGNFSKGFSPTLIQVGTKEVLLSDSVRLYQALDQANIPVKLDVYEGMPHVFQTTLHKTPESSLAILKTSEFLKEYLNYQEKH; the protein is encoded by the coding sequence ATGAAGAAATTAATACTAGGTGCGGCATTTTGTTTGGGTTTCGCACTATTTTTTGCTGGGTTTTTAAATACCAACCAACAAAGCATGACCTTTGGTCAAACCGAACCTAGCAGTAACAATTCAACGATAACTATACCCACAACAATATCCTCAGAGGCTCAAAATGCTTTGAAGAACATTACATCGCAAATGCCAGAGTTTGTTACTCCTGGACCAAGTGATTTGAAGGGTTGGGAAGAATTGAATAAACAGGTTTCTGCAATGTCGATAGCTCAATCCCAATCTTTTGTAGATAGTTATGGAGCTAATATAACATCTACCAAATTAGGGAATGCCAAGGTACTTGATATCAAACCAAAAGATTGGAAGGACAATGGAAAAATTCTGGTATATGTACATGGAGGTGGATATACCATTCTGGGCGCTAATTCCACACTGAACAATTCTGTCCCGGTATCCAATGCTACAGGACTTCGAGTTGTATCTGTAGACTACTCTCTGGCTCCGTCCGCAAAATGGAATAAGATAACAAGTGAAATTGTATCAGTCGTCAAAGCATTGAAGGATCAAGGCAACTCACTTGAGAATATTGCAATGTATGGTGATTCCGCAGGAGGAGGACTTATAGCAACCTCGGTTTTGAAAATGCGTGATGAGGGTATTGGAATACCTGCAGCAATAGTACTTTGGTCTCCTTGGACAGATGTTTCTGGAGCTGGTGACTCTTATTCAACTTTAAAGACAGCTGATCCATTCATCCCCGAAACAATGTTGAAAAATATGGGTGGTGCCTATGCTAATGTTACGGATCAGAAGAATCCCTATGTTTCTCCAGTTTATGGCAATTTTAGTAAGGGGTTTTCACCAACTCTAATTCAAGTTGGAACCAAGGAAGTATTGCTTAGTGATTCAGTTAGACTATACCAAGCTTTGGACCAAGCAAATATTCCAGTGAAATTGGATGTTTATGAAGGCATGCCGCACGTATTTCAAACGACTCTGCATAAAACTCCTGAATCGTCATTAGCCATTTTGAAGACTAGTGAGTTCTTAAAAGAGTATCTAAACTATCAGGAGAAACACTAA
- a CDS encoding response regulator has translation MSHRNPGASYNRIGEPSIAIIDDEKDLLFVYKKALELQRLKVVTFDDSSVALNELKVRYKKYSMILVDIRMPKVNGYQLINEIKRIDPSIKTILMSAYDVSDLEVHDNLNDGVKIDRIMHKPFSLIKLISTVKTLLEK, from the coding sequence TTGTCCCATCGTAACCCTGGAGCGTCATATAATCGGATAGGTGAGCCTAGCATAGCGATTATTGACGATGAAAAAGATTTACTCTTTGTTTATAAAAAAGCATTAGAATTACAAAGACTTAAAGTAGTTACATTTGATGATTCTTCAGTAGCCTTAAACGAATTGAAAGTGCGATACAAGAAATACAGCATGATCTTAGTAGATATTCGCATGCCCAAAGTTAATGGCTATCAATTAATAAATGAAATCAAGAGGATTGATCCATCGATCAAGACAATTTTGATGTCTGCATATGATGTCTCAGATCTCGAAGTCCATGATAACTTGAACGACGGTGTAAAAATCGATAGGATTATGCATAAACCATTTTCATTAATTAAACTAATTAGTACCGTTAAAACTCTTTTGGAGAAATAA
- a CDS encoding DUF1428 family protein, with amino-acid sequence MSSTNTSSIKKGSRGHIEIFLYRAPKKNHDEMVEVNRLSRDFFTKHGVSGFEVFSLDSRENVMEFVNLSKTISASEEEEVWLEIQSYRDAEHVKEFTANMQGDKSIEPINKRFMELITPGSIVTFGGFGKIEEIS; translated from the coding sequence ATGAGTAGTACAAACACATCCTCGATCAAAAAAGGCTCACGCGGTCATATTGAAATTTTCCTTTATCGGGCTCCAAAGAAAAACCATGATGAAATGGTAGAAGTTAACAGACTGTCTCGAGATTTTTTCACCAAACATGGTGTATCCGGCTTTGAAGTATTTTCTCTTGACAGCAGGGAGAACGTGATGGAATTTGTAAATTTATCTAAGACAATTTCAGCTAGTGAAGAGGAAGAAGTATGGCTTGAAATACAATCCTATAGAGATGCTGAGCATGTTAAAGAATTTACCGCTAATATGCAAGGAGACAAGAGTATTGAACCAATTAACAAAAGATTCATGGAACTAATTACTCCAGGCTCCATAGTCACTTTTGGTGGCTTTGGCAAGATTGAGGAAATATCCTAA
- a CDS encoding phosphopantetheine adenylyltransferase: MKKYECVAMGGTFDILHIGHIELLKKSFEIGKFVIIGLSSDNLVKERLMKKINNSYEVRKQNLVKIIEMEVGSNFYEITKLEDVFGPLMFSEKVDCMVASTETSYKGKHVNEVRTRMGLPVIDIVSVELKLAQDGLPISSSRIRANEIDQMGNTIKNKK; encoded by the coding sequence TTGAAAAAATATGAATGCGTAGCCATGGGCGGTACGTTTGATATTTTACACATTGGACATATTGAACTGTTGAAAAAATCATTTGAGATAGGAAAATTCGTCATAATAGGTTTATCATCAGATAATTTAGTAAAAGAAAGATTAATGAAAAAAATAAACAATTCATATGAAGTACGAAAACAAAATCTAGTCAAAATCATTGAGATGGAAGTTGGGTCCAACTTCTACGAAATTACAAAACTTGAGGATGTATTTGGACCGTTAATGTTTTCCGAAAAAGTTGATTGTATGGTAGCAAGTACTGAAACGAGTTACAAAGGAAAACATGTTAATGAAGTCAGGACAAGAATGGGTCTTCCTGTAATTGATATAGTTTCAGTTGAATTGAAATTGGCCCAAGATGGCTTACCAATTTCTTCCAGTCGTATAAGAGCAAATGAGATTGATCAGATGGGCAATACAATAAAAAATAAAAAATAA
- a CDS encoding 4Fe-4S dicluster domain-containing protein has protein sequence MSSTVAEYICEDCGSLLIHLNPTTLQSIIEVHSQLCPIKRQKILANAEAEKLKKVSGTRNANIPVQATQIVSGAPPSAASIPQQVVAPSMSEGGANSSLPLTGTGTDYQAAEGPIDTGFKSKRQSAGKFHGIQVWGPYDAPGQLGIWGTDVCVDFDICISDGACIDACPVNVYEWLDTPGHPASERKPFMIREKDCIFCLACENVCPPQAIKIFVK, from the coding sequence TTGTCATCTACAGTTGCAGAATATATCTGTGAAGATTGTGGTTCTTTACTAATTCATTTGAATCCAACTACGCTGCAGAGCATAATAGAGGTTCACTCGCAATTATGTCCCATAAAAAGACAAAAAATTCTTGCTAATGCAGAAGCTGAGAAACTAAAGAAAGTCTCCGGTACACGGAATGCAAACATCCCAGTTCAAGCTACCCAGATAGTAAGTGGTGCCCCACCAAGTGCTGCATCCATACCTCAACAAGTTGTAGCACCCAGTATGAGTGAGGGCGGTGCCAATTCATCCCTACCATTGACAGGCACTGGAACAGACTACCAGGCAGCAGAAGGTCCAATAGATACTGGCTTTAAGTCAAAGAGACAATCTGCAGGGAAGTTTCACGGAATCCAAGTATGGGGTCCATACGATGCACCTGGACAGCTCGGGATCTGGGGTACTGATGTGTGCGTTGATTTTGACATTTGTATTTCAGATGGTGCTTGTATTGATGCATGCCCTGTAAATGTTTATGAATGGCTTGATACACCAGGACATCCTGCTTCAGAGAGGAAACCATTTATGATTAGAGAAAAGGATTGTATTTTTTGTTTGGCGTGCGAAAATGTCTGTCCTCCTCAAGCGATTAAAATATTTGTAAAATAG